Proteins co-encoded in one Streptomyces sp. JH34 genomic window:
- a CDS encoding branched-chain amino acid ABC transporter substrate-binding protein, whose amino-acid sequence MRHRSLLILTTVLTTGALTLTACGSRDDNSKGSSDSGSKTTVVIGVDAPLTGSLSALGQGIKNSVDLAAKTANKNNEVPGIEFKIEALDDQAVPASGQANATKLVGNKDVLGAVGPLNSGVAQSMQGVFEKADLAQVSPANTNPALSQGDNWGKGDSKRVFKTYFRTCATDVVQGKFAAQYLFNDAKKKKVYVVDDKQTYGAGLAAIFSAEFERLGGKVVGTDHVTVKETDFSSTADKVKSSGADSVYYGGQYPEGGLLSDQIKKTGAKIPTMGGDGIYDPAFISASGEANDGDFATSVGYPVEALPTAKQFIADYNAGGYKDPFAAYGGYSYDAGWAIIQAVKAVVADNDGKLPEDARAKVTEAMAKVSFDGVTGKVSFDEFGDTTNKQLTVYEVQKGAWKDVKSATFED is encoded by the coding sequence GTGCGACACCGTTCTTTGCTCATCCTCACCACAGTGCTCACCACCGGTGCACTCACCCTCACCGCCTGCGGATCGCGCGACGACAACAGCAAGGGCAGCAGCGACAGCGGCAGCAAGACCACCGTCGTCATCGGTGTCGACGCCCCGCTGACCGGATCCCTCTCCGCGCTCGGCCAGGGCATCAAGAACTCCGTGGACCTCGCGGCCAAGACCGCGAACAAGAACAACGAGGTCCCCGGCATCGAGTTCAAGATCGAAGCCCTCGACGACCAGGCCGTCCCCGCCTCCGGACAGGCCAACGCCACCAAGCTCGTCGGCAACAAGGACGTCCTCGGAGCCGTCGGCCCCCTGAACTCCGGCGTCGCCCAGTCCATGCAGGGCGTCTTCGAGAAGGCCGACCTCGCACAGGTCTCCCCCGCCAACACCAACCCGGCCCTCAGCCAGGGCGACAACTGGGGCAAGGGCGACTCCAAGCGCGTCTTCAAGACCTACTTCCGCACCTGCGCCACCGACGTCGTCCAGGGCAAGTTCGCCGCCCAGTACCTCTTCAACGACGCCAAGAAGAAGAAGGTCTACGTCGTCGACGACAAGCAGACCTACGGCGCCGGCCTCGCCGCGATCTTCTCCGCGGAGTTCGAGCGCCTCGGCGGCAAGGTCGTCGGCACCGACCACGTCACGGTGAAGGAGACCGACTTCTCCAGCACCGCCGACAAGGTCAAGAGCTCCGGCGCCGACTCCGTCTACTACGGCGGCCAGTACCCCGAGGGCGGCCTGCTCTCCGACCAGATCAAGAAGACCGGCGCCAAGATCCCCACCATGGGCGGCGACGGCATCTACGACCCCGCCTTCATCAGCGCCTCCGGTGAGGCCAACGACGGCGACTTCGCCACCTCCGTCGGCTACCCCGTCGAGGCCCTCCCGACCGCCAAGCAGTTCATCGCGGACTACAACGCCGGCGGCTACAAGGACCCGTTCGCGGCCTACGGCGGCTACTCCTACGACGCCGGATGGGCCATCATCCAGGCCGTCAAGGCCGTCGTCGCCGACAACGACGGCAAGCTCCCCGAGGACGCCCGCGCCAAGGTCACCGAGGCCATGGCCAAGGTCTCCTTCGACGGCGTGACCGGCAAGGTCTCCTTCGACGAGTTCGGCGACACCACCAACAAGCAGCTCACCGTCTACGAGGTCCAGAAGGGCGCCTGGAAGGACGTCAAGAGCGCCACGTTCGAGGACTGA
- a CDS encoding branched-chain amino acid ABC transporter permease, translating into MTTDTTTTAATTPADTGSRTKALRALTALGGIATIASTFLAWTWTSEFTGDLTVYGYPGGLQVLTLTAGLLVLLYALAALDIRGLRWLAPTGTTKALQFLALGTFATTWFTVIAIAVELGGVVNLEPGGLVAAVASAIPLIAFLLPDDTHKATRPRQLPSWAEILIIVAAFGTGLYVVTYGIDIEPPELFTGYMITAGFAVTALFKAGLMARLSGLTTKHRSIAVAAAFVAAAAFPFTQTTDQFTLIAVNILIFATVALGLNIVVGLAGLLDLGYVAFLGVGAYTAALVSGTTASAFDVHFPFWAAVLTGAAVSLIFGVVIGAPTLRLRGDYLAIVTLGFGEIFRITVGNLDGVSGPQVTNGPNGVPNIPDLVFFGYDFGESHTILGIELGGYANYYLLMLLAMILVVLVFSRAGSSRIGRAWVAIREDETAATAMGINGFRVKLIAFALGATLAGLAGTVQAHVQSTVVPEMYVFAGPVPPNSAFLLAAVILGGMGTISGPLIGATLLYMIPAKLQFLQDYQLLGFGLALILLMRFRPEGLIANRRAQLEFHETGQLDTPEGTLPESGVGTVKAGA; encoded by the coding sequence ATGACAACCGACACCACCACAACCGCCGCCACCACCCCGGCCGACACCGGCTCCCGGACCAAGGCACTCCGCGCCCTCACCGCCCTCGGCGGCATCGCAACCATCGCCAGCACCTTCCTCGCCTGGACATGGACCAGCGAATTCACCGGCGACCTCACCGTCTACGGCTACCCCGGCGGCCTCCAGGTCCTCACCCTCACCGCCGGCCTCCTCGTACTCCTCTACGCACTCGCCGCCCTCGACATCCGCGGCCTCCGGTGGCTCGCACCCACCGGCACCACCAAAGCCCTCCAGTTCCTCGCCCTCGGCACCTTCGCAACCACCTGGTTCACCGTCATCGCCATCGCCGTCGAACTCGGCGGCGTCGTCAACCTCGAACCCGGCGGCCTCGTCGCAGCAGTGGCCTCCGCGATCCCCCTGATCGCATTCCTCCTGCCCGACGACACCCACAAGGCCACACGCCCCAGGCAACTCCCCTCCTGGGCCGAAATCCTCATCATCGTCGCCGCCTTCGGCACCGGGCTCTACGTCGTCACCTACGGCATCGACATCGAGCCCCCCGAACTCTTCACCGGCTACATGATCACCGCCGGCTTCGCCGTGACCGCCCTCTTCAAAGCCGGCCTCATGGCCCGGCTCTCCGGGCTCACCACCAAACACCGCTCCATCGCCGTGGCCGCCGCATTCGTGGCCGCAGCAGCATTCCCCTTCACCCAGACCACCGACCAGTTCACCCTCATCGCCGTCAACATCCTCATCTTCGCGACGGTCGCACTCGGACTGAACATCGTCGTCGGCCTCGCCGGACTCCTCGACCTCGGATACGTCGCCTTCCTCGGCGTCGGCGCCTACACCGCCGCACTCGTCTCCGGCACCACCGCCTCCGCCTTCGACGTCCACTTCCCCTTCTGGGCAGCCGTCCTCACCGGAGCGGCCGTCTCCCTCATCTTCGGCGTCGTCATCGGCGCACCCACCCTCCGACTCCGCGGCGACTACCTCGCCATCGTCACCCTCGGCTTCGGAGAAATCTTCCGCATCACCGTCGGCAACCTCGACGGCGTATCCGGACCTCAGGTCACCAACGGCCCCAACGGCGTACCCAACATCCCCGACCTCGTCTTCTTCGGATACGACTTCGGCGAATCCCACACGATCCTGGGCATCGAACTCGGCGGATACGCCAACTACTACCTGCTCATGCTGCTCGCGATGATCCTCGTGGTCCTCGTCTTCAGCCGCGCCGGCAGCTCCCGCATCGGCCGCGCCTGGGTCGCCATCCGCGAGGACGAGACCGCCGCCACCGCCATGGGCATCAACGGCTTCCGCGTCAAACTCATCGCCTTCGCCCTCGGCGCCACCCTCGCCGGCCTCGCCGGCACCGTCCAGGCCCACGTACAGAGCACCGTCGTCCCGGAGATGTACGTCTTCGCCGGACCCGTGCCGCCCAACTCCGCCTTCCTCCTCGCCGCGGTCATCCTCGGCGGCATGGGCACCATCAGCGGACCCCTGATCGGCGCGACCCTCCTCTACATGATCCCCGCGAAGCTGCAGTTCCTCCAGGACTACCAGCTCCTCGGCTTCGGCCTCGCACTCATCCTGCTGATGCGCTTCCGCCCGGAAGGCCTCATCGCCAACCGGCGCGCCCAGCTCGAATTCCACGAGACCGGCCAACTCGACACGCCCGAAGGCACACTGCCCGAATCCGGCGTCGGCACCGTGAAGGCGGGGGCGTGA
- a CDS encoding ABC transporter ATP-binding protein, with translation MTTTTETTTPVLDASGVTMRFGGLTAVRNVDLTVNAGEIVGLIGPNGAGKTTFFNCLTGLYVPTEGKVRYKGTVLPPKPHLVTQAGIARTFQNIRLFANMTVLENVLVGRHTRTKEGLWSALLRGPGFKKAEAASHARAMELLEFIGLQDKADHLARNLPYGDQRKLEIARALASDPGLLLLDEPTAGMNPQETRVTEQLIFAIRDMGIAVLVIEHDMRFIFNLCDRVACLVQGEKLVEGTPAVVQGDERVVAAYLGTPFEGDTPEKADAPEAESAAADNAGSTTSTEGEGQ, from the coding sequence ATGACGACCACCACCGAAACCACCACGCCCGTCCTGGACGCAAGCGGCGTCACCATGCGCTTCGGCGGCCTCACCGCCGTACGCAACGTCGACCTCACCGTCAACGCCGGAGAGATCGTCGGCCTCATCGGCCCCAACGGCGCAGGCAAGACCACCTTCTTCAACTGCCTCACCGGCCTCTACGTCCCCACCGAGGGCAAGGTCCGCTACAAGGGCACCGTCCTCCCGCCCAAGCCCCACCTCGTCACCCAGGCAGGCATCGCCCGCACCTTCCAGAACATCCGGCTCTTCGCCAACATGACCGTCCTGGAGAACGTCCTCGTCGGACGCCACACCAGGACCAAGGAAGGCCTCTGGTCCGCCCTCCTGCGCGGCCCCGGATTCAAGAAGGCCGAAGCCGCGTCCCACGCACGCGCCATGGAACTCCTCGAGTTCATCGGCCTCCAGGACAAGGCCGACCACCTGGCGCGCAACCTCCCCTACGGAGACCAGCGCAAGCTGGAAATCGCCCGCGCCCTCGCCAGCGACCCCGGCCTCCTCCTGCTCGACGAGCCCACCGCCGGCATGAACCCGCAGGAAACGCGCGTCACCGAACAACTCATCTTCGCCATCCGGGACATGGGCATCGCCGTACTCGTCATCGAGCACGACATGCGCTTCATCTTCAACCTCTGCGACCGCGTCGCCTGCCTCGTCCAGGGCGAAAAACTCGTCGAAGGCACACCCGCAGTCGTCCAGGGCGACGAACGCGTCGTCGCCGCCTACCTCGGCACGCCCTTCGAAGGCGACACCCCCGAGAAGGCCGACGCACCCGAGGCCGAATCCGCCGCAGCGGACAACGCGGGAAGCACCACCAGCACAGAAGGGGAAGGCCAGTGA
- a CDS encoding branched-chain amino acid ABC transporter permease, with amino-acid sequence MNELPQQLANGLALGALYGLIAIGYTMVYGIVQLINFAHGEIFMIGGFGALTTYLALPSGTSLMVVIPLMIIGGAIASVAVATAAERFAYRPLRGAPRLAPLITAIGLSIVLQQLVWGFYPDAKKPRSFPEFQGESFKIFDNLYLQRADAFILVLAPLCMLALGMFVAKSRSGRAMQATAQDPDTAKLMGINTDRIIVMAFAIGAAFAAIAAVAYGLDKGQINFEMGFLLGLKAFTAAVLGGIGNIYGAMVGGVVLGLAEALSIAYIEEIPGMQQLGGGAWANVWAFVLLIVVLLVRPQGLLGERVADRA; translated from the coding sequence GTGAACGAACTGCCGCAACAGCTGGCGAACGGCCTCGCACTCGGCGCGCTCTATGGCCTCATAGCCATCGGGTACACCATGGTGTACGGCATCGTCCAGCTCATCAATTTCGCCCACGGCGAGATCTTCATGATCGGGGGCTTCGGCGCCCTCACCACCTACCTCGCACTCCCCAGCGGAACCTCGCTCATGGTGGTCATACCCCTCATGATCATCGGAGGCGCCATCGCCTCCGTCGCCGTGGCGACAGCCGCGGAACGCTTCGCCTACCGCCCCCTGCGCGGCGCACCACGGCTGGCACCCCTCATCACCGCGATCGGCCTCTCGATCGTCCTCCAGCAGCTTGTCTGGGGCTTCTACCCCGACGCCAAGAAGCCGCGCAGCTTCCCGGAGTTCCAGGGCGAGTCGTTCAAGATCTTCGACAACCTCTACCTCCAGCGCGCAGACGCCTTCATCCTCGTCCTCGCCCCCCTCTGCATGCTCGCCCTCGGCATGTTCGTCGCCAAGAGCCGCAGCGGCCGCGCCATGCAGGCAACCGCCCAGGACCCCGACACGGCCAAGCTCATGGGCATCAACACCGACCGCATCATCGTGATGGCCTTCGCCATCGGAGCCGCGTTCGCCGCCATCGCAGCCGTCGCCTACGGCCTCGACAAGGGCCAGATCAACTTCGAGATGGGCTTCCTCCTCGGACTCAAAGCCTTCACCGCCGCCGTACTCGGCGGAATCGGCAACATCTACGGAGCCATGGTCGGCGGAGTCGTCCTCGGCCTCGCCGAAGCCCTCTCCATCGCCTACATCGAAGAGATCCCCGGCATGCAGCAGCTCGGCGGCGGCGCCTGGGCCAACGTCTGGGCATTCGTACTTCTCATCGTCGTCCTCCTCGTCAGGCCACAAGGCCTGCTCGGCGAGCGCGTCGCGGATCGGGCGTGA